The Bacteroidota bacterium DNA window TTCCTGTTTTTGAAAAAGCCCTGACCTTAACCGTCTTAAAGCTTTTTTTAGTAAAATTTACCCGGTTATATTGCACCCAGGCATTTTTGGAATTAAAAACCACCTTCCATCCTCCGAAATGATTATACGTATCAAGAAAAGCTATGGATGCTCCCTGAGAGCTGATGCGGCTATACCTGTCGATCTGAATTTTCCCTGAAGCGTCGGTCAA harbors:
- a CDS encoding carbohydrate-binding protein produces the protein LTDASGKIQIDRYSRISSQGASIAFLDTYNHFGGWKVVFNSKNAWVQYNRVNFTKKSFKTVKVRAFSKTGSVLQIRLNNPKGPIIANIRIPQGNSWTTSKASVRGLKTGVENLVVSLADSNPVEADWIIFE